From the Halonatronomonas betaini genome, the window TTAGTGTGAGTTTGCCTCCGAGAATATTCTCTCAGGCATTCAGTATACCATTATATGCTTATTTCACAAAAGTATTACTAGCTTATGATTTGATGGGAAGTGTAGAACAATGTACTCCTATCAGTACAAGATAGAAGTTTTATTAATGCTATGTATAAAAGCCCTCATTTGAGGGCTTTTATTATCTTAAATAGAATATATATTTTTAGTTTATAAATAATTACTGGATTTTTATTGATTGCAAAACTGGTTCATTTAATTTAGATTTATTCTATGTTAATATTATAAAGTATCTAATTCTATTATTGAAGAAATCTATATTTTATAATTAATATTTGATATTACAAGAAGCAAATTAGATTTTCTGAAAATTTCTTTATATATGAACTGTCTTTATATCGAATTAGAACCGAATTTAAACCGAATCTAAAGCGAATCTATAGCGAAGATATACCGAACAAGCACCGAAGGAAAATCGAAAGCAAATAGTATTAGGTAAGGTTTAAATTTAAGGTTTAAAAATTATTATCTCTGCTGGGGAATCCAGTGGAGATTTTTATTTTGCTTTAAAGGGTTTTTTATAATATAATAGATTGCGCAGGAAGATATTGATAAATACTGGTGGTGAATAGATTGGAGAAGCGATTCAAAAAAAATCTGATAGATTTCAATATTAAATATTATAGTGAACTAGATTCGACAAATAGATATATTAAAAATTTAGATAGTAGTGAAAATGATGAGGGTCTTGTAATTGTTGCTGAAAAACAACTTAAGGGCAGAGGTCGTAATGGTAATGACTGGTATTCTCCAGCTGGAACAGGACTTTATTTTTCAATTTTATTAGAGCCAGAAATTTCTGTACTAGATTTATCTAAGATAAATATGATTATTTCATTAGCTTTATATAATGTTTTGAAAAATAAATATCCTGTTAAAATGAAATGGCCTAATGATATTTATCTGGCTGATAAAAAGATAGCAGGGATTTTAATAGAGTCTAATATAGAAGCAGAGATGGTTAAAGAGGTTATTGTCGGTGTAGGTTGTAATACTAACCAAGAAGTTTTTCCTGATGAGTTAAATAAGAAAGCAGGCTCATTGTTATTATTTAGTGGGGAGACTGTTAATAATAAAAATATTTTGACTGATATATTAATTGAGTTTGATAGTTTATATTCTGATTTTATGATAGATGGAATTGATTATTTTGGAGTGTGGAAGCAAGAACTGGGCATTATTGGCCAGGAAATAAAAGTGAAATCTAATAGTAATATTATTCAAGGTGAAGTAGTAGATATTGATCGGCAGGGTAATTTGATTTTAGAAAAAGAGGGTGGCAATAGACAGGTTATCTCTTCAGGAGAGGTATCTGTAATAAAAGGAGGATATAAAAATTGATACTTACCCTTGATGTAGGTAATAGCAATATATTTATTGGACTATATGATGATGGCTGTTTATTAAATGACTGGCGGATAGCTACTGATAAAGATAAGACTTCTGATGAATATGGGGTTATATTAATGAATTTGTTTATTTCTGGAGGGTATAAGCTTGAAGATGTTAAAAGTATTATTATATCTTCAGTAGTGCCAACTGTTATGGGGGCCTTAAAAGAAATGACAGGAAATTATTTTGATGCTAGTCTTTTAACTGTTGGCCCTGGTGTTAAGACTGGACTGAATATAAGAACTGACAATCCTAGAGAGGTTGGTTCAGATAGAATAGTTAATGCTATTGCTGCTAAAGCTAAATATTCTCCTCCTTTAATAATTGTTGATTTTGGAACGGCAACTACTATTTGTGCTGTATCTGAGGATGGCTCTTATTTAGGTGGAGCTATAGCTCCTGGCATTGAGGTTTCGACAGAAGCTTTATTTAATAAAGCTGATAAACTTCCTAAAATTGAGGTGGGTAAACCTCTAAAAGCTATCGGTAAAAATACTGAAGATAGTCTTAAGTCAGGAATTTATTTTGGATTCATTGGGCAGGTAGAAGCTTTAATTTTAGAGTTTAAAAAAGAGCTTGGAGAGAGGTCACAGGTTATAGGAACAGGTGGTTTTGTAAAAGAGATAGGATATGAGATAGATAAGATTGATGTAATTGATGAGCACCTGACACTTGATGGATTATATCATTTAGCAAAAATAAATGGTTTTATAGGTGATGATAATGATTAATATTGGTGATTTAGAGGTAGAGTCAAAGGTCTTTACTGCTCCGATGGCTGGGGTGACTGATTATCCATACAGGCAGATATTAAGGGAGCAGGGGGCAGAGTTATTATTTACTGAAATGGTTAGTTCTATGGGGCTGCTTCAAGAGAACCGTAATACTCATGAGTTGGTTGAGTTTGATCGTCAGGACGGTTTAATTGGGGTGCAGATCTTTGGCGATGACCCTGAGGTTGTTGCTGAAGCAGCTTACAGAGTTGAAAAAGAGTATCAGCCAGATCTGATTGATTTAAATTTTGGCTGTCCGGCTCCTAAAATAGTGAAAAATGGGGCAGGTTCAGCGTTAATGCGGGAACCAGATAGGGTATATGAAATGGTTTTAAAGACTGTTGATAATTGTGATATTCCTATTACAGTTAAGATTCGTAAAGGTTGGGATGAAAATCATTTAACTGGTATTGAAGTTGCTAAAGCTGCTGAAGAAGCAGGTGCAGCTTTGTTGACTGTTCATGGACGGACGAGAGAAGAATTTTATTCTGGTGAAGCTGATTGGTCAATTATAACAGATATAGTCAATCGACTGAACATACCTGTTATTGGAAATGGAGATGTTTTTTCTGCAGAAGATGCTCTGGATATGTTAAATGAAACTGGTGCAGCCGGGGTTATGGTAGCCAGAGGAATTCAGGGTTATCCATGGTTGGTTAAGGAGATAGATTATTATTTAAAAGAAGGAATTATGCTGGAAAGCCCGAATTATAAAGAGAGAATTGAAATGGCTATTAAGCACTTAAAATTTGCTGTTTCATATTATGGGGAGGATTCAGCGGTTCCACTTATGCGAAAACATCTTGCCTGGTATATAAAGGGTATGCCTTATTCGGCTCGACAAAGAGAACAGATAAATTCTATTTCTGATAAAGAAGAGTTGATTGATTCATTATATAAATATTTAACGTTAATTCAGGACGATTAAATTTTTATGGTTAAGCTTAGGATTCTTGACATATATTATTTATTGATTTATAATAAAAACTAATTGTTAATTCATGTTCAGGAATTATTTATTCATGTTTTTAATATAAAATGATTATAAAGGAGCTACTACTATGACAGAAGAAACTCTTATTACTGAAGAAGGTTATGAAAATCTAGAGGAAGAGCTGGAACATCTGATTAAAATTGAAAGAAGAGAAGTTGCCAAAAGGATCAAGACCGCAAGAGATTTTGGGGATATTAGTGAGAATTCAGAATATGATGAAGCTAAAAATGAGCAGGCTTTTATTGAAGGTCGGATTAAAAAGATTGAAAAGACTCTTGCTAATGCAAGGGTTATTAAGAAAGATGAAATTGATGAGCATACAGTTAATTTAGGTACTACAGTAGAGCTTAAAGATTTGGATAATAATAAGATTTTTAATTATAAAATCGTTGGTTCAGCAGAAGCTGATCCTTTAGAATGTAAAATATCTAATGAATCTCCAATAGGGAAGGCAATTTTAGGAAAGAGCATAGATGAAGAAGTTGAAGTTCAAACTCCAGGAGGAGTTACAAGATATAAGATCTTATCAATTAAAATTAATTAGGGAGTGCTATAGATGGAAGATTTGAATGAAGTAAATAAACTGATGGCCGAAAGATTGAATCATTTAGAAGAACTAAAGGAGTCAGGTATTGATCCTTTTGGCTCTAAGTATGAAGTTGAGAATAAAGCAGAAGAGATTTTAAATAACTTTGAAGAATTTGAAGATGAAAAAGTAAGTTTAGCTGGTCGGCTAATGGCGATCAGGACTCACGGGAAAGCCAGTTTTGCTGATATCCAGGATGTTACTGGTAGGATTCAATTGTTTCTGAAATATAATGTTCTTGGAGAAGAAAAATACGAGTTCTTCCAGGATCTTGACATTGGAGATATAATTGGCGTTGAAGGTGAAGTGTTTAAAACTAATAGAGGTGAGATTTCTATTAGAGTAACTGACTTTGAATTTTTAACTAAATCTTTAAGACCTTTACCTGAAAAATTTCACGGGTTAAAGGATAAAGAGTTGAGATATCGCCAAAGATATTTAGATTTAATTGTTAACCCTGAAGTTAAAGACACCTTTATAAAGAGGAGTCAAATTATAAGCCATATCAGGT encodes:
- a CDS encoding biotin--[acetyl-CoA-carboxylase] ligase; translation: MEKRFKKNLIDFNIKYYSELDSTNRYIKNLDSSENDEGLVIVAEKQLKGRGRNGNDWYSPAGTGLYFSILLEPEISVLDLSKINMIISLALYNVLKNKYPVKMKWPNDIYLADKKIAGILIESNIEAEMVKEVIVGVGCNTNQEVFPDELNKKAGSLLLFSGETVNNKNILTDILIEFDSLYSDFMIDGIDYFGVWKQELGIIGQEIKVKSNSNIIQGEVVDIDRQGNLILEKEGGNRQVISSGEVSVIKGGYKN
- a CDS encoding type III pantothenate kinase → MILTLDVGNSNIFIGLYDDGCLLNDWRIATDKDKTSDEYGVILMNLFISGGYKLEDVKSIIISSVVPTVMGALKEMTGNYFDASLLTVGPGVKTGLNIRTDNPREVGSDRIVNAIAAKAKYSPPLIIVDFGTATTICAVSEDGSYLGGAIAPGIEVSTEALFNKADKLPKIEVGKPLKAIGKNTEDSLKSGIYFGFIGQVEALILEFKKELGERSQVIGTGGFVKEIGYEIDKIDVIDEHLTLDGLYHLAKINGFIGDDND
- the dusB gene encoding tRNA dihydrouridine synthase DusB — its product is MINIGDLEVESKVFTAPMAGVTDYPYRQILREQGAELLFTEMVSSMGLLQENRNTHELVEFDRQDGLIGVQIFGDDPEVVAEAAYRVEKEYQPDLIDLNFGCPAPKIVKNGAGSALMREPDRVYEMVLKTVDNCDIPITVKIRKGWDENHLTGIEVAKAAEEAGAALLTVHGRTREEFYSGEADWSIITDIVNRLNIPVIGNGDVFSAEDALDMLNETGAAGVMVARGIQGYPWLVKEIDYYLKEGIMLESPNYKERIEMAIKHLKFAVSYYGEDSAVPLMRKHLAWYIKGMPYSARQREQINSISDKEELIDSLYKYLTLIQDD
- the greA gene encoding transcription elongation factor GreA, with protein sequence MTEETLITEEGYENLEEELEHLIKIERREVAKRIKTARDFGDISENSEYDEAKNEQAFIEGRIKKIEKTLANARVIKKDEIDEHTVNLGTTVELKDLDNNKIFNYKIVGSAEADPLECKISNESPIGKAILGKSIDEEVEVQTPGGVTRYKILSIKIN